The sequence below is a genomic window from Denitratisoma sp. DHT3.
GCGCCTCGCCGAACCAGTAGTGGGCGACGAAGGCATTGACCACGTAGCCGATCGACAGCATCGGGTAGGCGATGGAGACCGGCACCCGCGAGAGGGCCATGATCCAGACCACCAGGCTCACCGCGTAGCAGGCCATGCCGCCCATGATGAAGGGCTGGAAGGCGATCTTCATGCCCACCGGAATCAGGTTGCTCAAGTGGAAATCGAAATGGCCCACCACGTTGGTGCCGGCCTTGAGCAGCAACTGGGCGGCGGCGTTGAGCAATACGCCGGTGAGGATCAGGAGGAAGGCGATGGGCGTCATGGCTGGATGCGGGCTCCGTTGCAGGGGGGTGCTGCGGGCGTGGCGGCGCAGTCGCCACCGTCGCCACCATGGGCCGGACGAACGTTTTCGGCGATGACGTAGCGCAGGCTGCGCGCGATCTCCTGCATCGGCAACCCCTCGGCGACAAACTTCTTGAATTCGTCGACGGTCATCACGGCATAGGCGTGCGGCCCGGTGCGCCAGCGCTGCTTGAATTCTTCCAGGGTGGGAATCCACTTCTGCGGCTCCTGCTTGAGACCGAAGGCCATTTCGTCCTGGTACTGGACCAGGGTCAGGGTGCGCTCGAGGTAGAAGGGCAGGGTCTGCTCGTAGTGGAGCAGGCTGTAGAACGGAACGTCCGGCCGCAGCCGGGGCGCGGCCTGGGCGGCCAGCGCCTTGGCGGAGTTGTAGGGCGACAGTTCGCCGTGCGCCAGCAGCGTGGCGGTGCCGGAGATGAAACCGGCCGTCGCCAGGGCCGTCAGCGCCGCGATGGTGCGTTTTTTCCAGGCCAGGGCGATCGCGCCGACCAGGCCCAGCAGCAGCGCGCCGGCGGCGCCGGTGAGCCAGTGCGCCACGCCCTGGAGCATGGCCAGGGAATAGTCCTCGTCCTGCCATTTCACCGCCTGGGGGGCGAGCCAGATCGCGGCCAGCGCCAGCGGCAGCAGGGCCGCCAGGTGGAGCAGCAGGGCGCGGCGCGACAGGCCGGCGAGGTGGCGTCCGCCGAGCAGCGCCAGGGCCGGGAAGATGGGCAGGATGTAGGGCGGCAGCTTGGAGCTGGAAATGCTGAAAAAACCGAAGGTCACGGCGATCCACAGCAGCAGGAAGCGCTGGGGCTGGAACGCGGCGCCGCCCTCGCGCCGCCAGGCGCCGAACAGGCCATGGAGCAGCAGCAGGGTCCAGGGCAGGGCGCCGACCGCGTAAATGAACAGGAAATACCAGTCCGGCTGGTTGCGGCGATGGACCGTGGTCAGGAAGCGCTCGAAATGCTCGTGGATGAAGAAGAAGCGCGGAAATTCCGGATTGGCCAGCGACACGGCGACGAACCACGGCGCGGCGATGGCGAGGAACAGGCCCAGTCCCGCCAGGGGCGAGAGTCGTCGCCAGGGCGACAGGTCCCGGTTCAGCAGCGAGTAGGCGACCAGCGTGCCGCCGGTCAGCACCAGCGCCACCAGGCCCTTGCTCAGCACGGCCAGGGCGAGCGCCGCCCAGGCGGTCAGCATCCAGCGCCGTCCGGCGCGGGCATCCGGCTGCTGGGCGAAGATGAAGCCGGTCCAGGCCAGTTGCAGGAAGAAGGTGAGCCCCATGTCGAGCGTGAGGACATGGCCCATCACGCCATAGAGCAGGGTGCTGGCGAGGATGGCGGCGGAAAGATGGCCGGCCGTTCGCCCCCACAGGCGGCGGCCGGTGTACCCGGCCAGCAGCACGCCCAGGAAACCGGTCAGGGCCGGCCACAGCCGGGCCGTCCATTCGTCCTCGTCGAACAGCTTGAAGCCGACGGCGGTGGCCCAGTACTGGAGGGCCGGCTTCTCGAAATACTTGAGGTCGTTGAGTCGGGGCGTCAGCCAGTCGCCGCTGGCGACCATCTCGCGCGGGATCTCGGCGTAGCGGCCCTCGTCGGGGCGGATCAGGGGGCGCTGGTCGAGGGCGCCGAACCAGACGGCGAACAGGGCGATCCAGAGGATCCGGATCATCCAGGGTGTGTGGCGGAGATTCATTACCATGCAAGTCGCGCAGCGACTTCTGAAAGCTCCCCTCGTCCGCTGGCGGGAGAGGGGTTGGGGGTGAGGGAGACGGACGGGACTTTCATGCTTTGGGGCTTTTTTTCAAAGTCATGTCCGTCAGGCTTGCGGTTCCACGATCAGCGCCGCCACCACGGCCCGCCCCTCGCTGGTGAGGATGTGGTAGGTGCGGCAGGCGGCGGCGGTATCCATCACTTCGAAGCCGATGCGGGCCTCGATCAGCGGGCGCAGCACCTCCGGCGCGGGAAAGCGCTGGCGCGCGCCGGTGCCGAGCAGCACCACGTCGCAGCCGAAATCCACCAGCGGCCGCAGGTGCGCGGCGCTGAGGTCCTCCGCCCGGGCTACCGGCCAGTCGGGGTCGAGCCGCTGGGGCGTGATGATCAGGCTGTGTTCCAGGCGCCGGCCATTCACGGAGACATAACCCGGCCCCTGGCCGGTGATGGCGTACTGTCCGACGGCGATCTTGGGGTGAAGTTTCATGGCCGAGGCATGGATGGGAAAGCGCCGTAAAAAAGCGCCGCAGTCGTCAGATTGCGGCGCAACAAGGGCTTGAGTAAGATTATACCCTTTGCCGGTCGCATCCCTTGCCGTCGGCAATCCATCGCATCGCAAAGGAAAACCCGATCATGCAACCGGTTCTGAAGTCCGCCAAGCTCGCCAATGTCTGCTATGACATCCGGGGGCCGGTCCTGGCCCGGGCGCGGCAGATGGAGGAGGACGGCCACCGGGTGATCAAGCTCAACATCGGCAACCTGGCGCCCTTCGGCTTCGAGGCGCCGGAGGAGATCGTCCAGGACGTGATCCGCAACCTGCCGGATTCCTCGGGCTATTCCGATTCCAAGGGCCTGTTCGCCGCGCGCAAGGCCATCATGCACTACACCCAGCAGAAGGCCATTGCCGGGGTGGGCATCGAGGACATCTACATCGGCAACGGCGCCTCCGAGCTGATCGTGATGGCGATGCAGGCGCTGTTGAATCCGGGCGACGAGGTGCTGGTGCCGGCGCCCGACTATCCGCTGTGGACCGCCGCGGTGACCCTGGGCGGCGGCACGCCGCGCCATTACGTGTGCGACGAGCAGGCGGGCTGGCTGCCGGACCTGGCCGACATCCGGGCCAAGATCACCGCCAACACGCGGGCCATCGTGCTGATCAACCCGAACAATCCCACCGGCGCGCTCTATCCCGACGAACTGCTGCGCGAGATCATCGAGATCGCCCGCACCCACGACCTGATCGTCTTCGCCGACGAGATCTACGACAAGGTGCTCTACGACGGCAACACCCACACCTCGATCGCCTCCCTGGCCGACGACGTGCTGTTCGTGACCCTCAACGGCCTGTCCAAGAACTACCGGGCCTGCGGCTTCCGCGCCGGCTGGATGGTGATCTCCGGCGAAAAGCGCCACGCCCAGGACTACATCGAGGGCCTCAACATCCTGGCCTCGATGCGCCTGTGCTCCAACGTGCCGGGGCAGTTCGCGATCCAGACCGCGCTCGGCGGCTACCAGAGCATCAATGACCTGGTGGCGCCGAGCGGCCGGCTGTGCCGCCAGCGCGACCTCGCCCACTCGCTGCTGACCGAGATTCCCGGCGTCACCTGCGTCAAGCCCAAGGCGGCGCTGTACCTGTTTCCGCGCCTCGACCCCAAGCTCTACCCGATCAGCGACGACCAGCAGTTCATCCTCGAACTGCTGGAGGCGGAGCGGGTGCTGCTGGTCCAGGGCAGCGGTTTCAACTGGGCCCATCCCGACCATTTCCGCGTCGTCTTCCTGCCCCACGAGGACGACCTGCGCGAAGCCATCGGCCGCATCGGCCGCTTCCTGGAAGGCTATCGCAAGCGGCATGGCACTTGAATGGGCGCTGTATGAAGTCACCGACGCCGCCGGCACGGTGATCGCGCCGGAGTGGCTGGCCCGGGCCGAGACCGTGCACCGCCAGCTGCGCGACAAGCTGCCCGGCGACTACGCGGAGCGCCTGTGCCGGGTGTTCGGCGGCGGCGGCCGCATGGTGGTGGCGGCCGAGGGCGACGCGGTGCGAGGCCTGGCCCTGTGGCGCCTGGTGGAGAACACCTATGAAGGCCGCCGCCTGTATGTGGACGACTTGGTGACCGACGCGGACTACCGTTCCCGGGGCGTCGGCCATGGCCTGCTCGCGTACCTCGAGGGGCGGGCCCGGGCCCTGGATTGCGATGTGTTGAGCCTGGACTCGGGCACCCAACGCCACGACGCGCACCGTTTTTATTTCCGGGAAGGCTTTGTGATTCCCTCTTTTTGCTTCAGAAAGAACCTCAAATGAAACCCATCAATGTTGGCCTTCTCGGCATCGGCACCGTCGGCGGCGGCACCTACACTGTCCTCACTCGCAACGAGGCGGAGATCACCCGCCGCGCCGGCCGTCCGATCCGCATCACCAAGGTGGCGGACAAGAACCTGGCGCTGGCGCAGGAGGTGACCGGCGGCAAGGCCGCCCTGACCGACGACGCCTTTGCCGTGGTGACCGACCCCGAGATCGACATCGTGGTGGAGCTGATCGGCGGCTACGGCATCGCCAAGGAACTGGTGATGAAGGCCATCGAGAACGGCAAGCACGTGGTCACCGCCAACAAGGCCCTGCTCGCGGTGCATGGCACCGAGATCTTCGCCGCCGCCCAGCGGAAGGGCGTGATGGTGGCCTTCGAGGCCGCCGTGGCCGGCGGCATCCCCATCATCAAGGCGGTGCGCGAGGGCTTGGCCGCCAACCGCATCCAGTGGGTCGCCGGCATCATCAACGGCACCACCAACTTCATCCTCTCCGAGATGCGCGACAAGGGTCTGCCCTTCGCCGAGGCGCTGAAGGAGGCGCAGCGCCTGGGCTACGCGGAAGCCGACCCGACCTTCGACATCGAAGGCGTGGACGCCGCGCACAAGGTGACGATCCTCTCCGCCATCGCCTTCGGCATCCCGGTGCAGTTCGACAAGGCACACGTCGAAGGCATCAGCAAGCTGGAAGCCGAGGACATCAAGTACGCCGAGCAGCTGGGCTACCGCATCAAGCTGCTGGGCATCACCAAGCGCAAGGAAAACGGCATCGAGCTGCGCGTGCATCCGACCCTGATCCCGTCCAAGCGCCTGATCGCCAACGTCGAAGGGGCGATGAACGCGGTGCTGGTGCAGGGCGACGCCGTCGGCTCCACGCTCTACTACGGCAAGGGCGCCGGCGCCGAGCCCACCGCCAGCGCGGTGATCGCCGACCTGGTGGACGTGACCCGGATGCACACTGCCGATCCGGAGAACCGCGTGCCCCATCTGGCCTTCCAGCCCGACGCCATGGCCGACACGCCGATCCTGCCGCTGGCCGAGGTGGAGACCGCCTACTACCTGCGCCTGCGGGTGGAGGACAAGCCCGGCGTGCTGGCCGACGTGACCCGCATCCTCGCCGACGCGCGGATTTCCATCGACGCCCTGCTGCAGCGCGAGCCCGGCGAGGGCGAGGCCCAGACCGACATCATCATCCTGAGCCACGTCTGCCAGGAAAAACAGGCCGATGCCGCGATCGCCCGGATCGAGGCGCTGCCGGCGGTGAAGCGCAAGGTCATCCGGCTGCGGCTGGAAGAACTCGACCGCTGACCCCCGATCCCCCAGCCCCCGCGGACCGAGTCGGTTCCCGGGGGCGGTTGCCGTCTACGCCGCCATCGGTTCGCGGGATGTTTCGGGTGGTGCACTGCAAAATAAACGCGAACAACGATTCAGCGGCGTGCCTGGGCCGGTGACAGGGCCACTTCTCGTATGTCCGCTGCGGCGCAAATGTGAGTTGCCGCCGTGGGGCCCGTTGCGTTAGATTCTTGTCGAGTCAAGGAAATGCCGCCAATCCGTTTGCCGGCGGCCGCGCGGGGCTTTCGGGGGGACCCGGAAGGGGGCGCCTTCCGTTCGCATCAAGTTGAGA
It includes:
- a CDS encoding SMR family transporter yields the protein MTPIAFLLILTGVLLNAAAQLLLKAGTNVVGHFDFHLSNLIPVGMKIAFQPFIMGGMACYAVSLVVWIMALSRVPVSIAYPMLSIGYVVNAFVAHYWFGEALVAQKLLGIGFIVVGVVLVARS
- a CDS encoding glycosyltransferase family 39 protein, giving the protein MVMNLRHTPWMIRILWIALFAVWFGALDQRPLIRPDEGRYAEIPREMVASGDWLTPRLNDLKYFEKPALQYWATAVGFKLFDEDEWTARLWPALTGFLGVLLAGYTGRRLWGRTAGHLSAAILASTLLYGVMGHVLTLDMGLTFFLQLAWTGFIFAQQPDARAGRRWMLTAWAALALAVLSKGLVALVLTGGTLVAYSLLNRDLSPWRRLSPLAGLGLFLAIAAPWFVAVSLANPEFPRFFFIHEHFERFLTTVHRRNQPDWYFLFIYAVGALPWTLLLLHGLFGAWRREGGAAFQPQRFLLLWIAVTFGFFSISSSKLPPYILPIFPALALLGGRHLAGLSRRALLLHLAALLPLALAAIWLAPQAVKWQDEDYSLAMLQGVAHWLTGAAGALLLGLVGAIALAWKKRTIAALTALATAGFISGTATLLAHGELSPYNSAKALAAQAAPRLRPDVPFYSLLHYEQTLPFYLERTLTLVQYQDEMAFGLKQEPQKWIPTLEEFKQRWRTGPHAYAVMTVDEFKKFVAEGLPMQEIARSLRYVIAENVRPAHGGDGGDCAATPAAPPCNGARIQP
- a CDS encoding Mth938-like domain-containing protein, translated to MKLHPKIAVGQYAITGQGPGYVSVNGRRLEHSLIITPQRLDPDWPVARAEDLSAAHLRPLVDFGCDVVLLGTGARQRFPAPEVLRPLIEARIGFEVMDTAAACRTYHILTSEGRAVVAALIVEPQA
- a CDS encoding pyridoxal phosphate-dependent aminotransferase, which produces MQPVLKSAKLANVCYDIRGPVLARARQMEEDGHRVIKLNIGNLAPFGFEAPEEIVQDVIRNLPDSSGYSDSKGLFAARKAIMHYTQQKAIAGVGIEDIYIGNGASELIVMAMQALLNPGDEVLVPAPDYPLWTAAVTLGGGTPRHYVCDEQAGWLPDLADIRAKITANTRAIVLINPNNPTGALYPDELLREIIEIARTHDLIVFADEIYDKVLYDGNTHTSIASLADDVLFVTLNGLSKNYRACGFRAGWMVISGEKRHAQDYIEGLNILASMRLCSNVPGQFAIQTALGGYQSINDLVAPSGRLCRQRDLAHSLLTEIPGVTCVKPKAALYLFPRLDPKLYPISDDQQFILELLEAERVLLVQGSGFNWAHPDHFRVVFLPHEDDLREAIGRIGRFLEGYRKRHGT
- a CDS encoding GNAT family N-acetyltransferase, whose protein sequence is MALEWALYEVTDAAGTVIAPEWLARAETVHRQLRDKLPGDYAERLCRVFGGGGRMVVAAEGDAVRGLALWRLVENTYEGRRLYVDDLVTDADYRSRGVGHGLLAYLEGRARALDCDVLSLDSGTQRHDAHRFYFREGFVIPSFCFRKNLK
- a CDS encoding homoserine dehydrogenase, which translates into the protein MKPINVGLLGIGTVGGGTYTVLTRNEAEITRRAGRPIRITKVADKNLALAQEVTGGKAALTDDAFAVVTDPEIDIVVELIGGYGIAKELVMKAIENGKHVVTANKALLAVHGTEIFAAAQRKGVMVAFEAAVAGGIPIIKAVREGLAANRIQWVAGIINGTTNFILSEMRDKGLPFAEALKEAQRLGYAEADPTFDIEGVDAAHKVTILSAIAFGIPVQFDKAHVEGISKLEAEDIKYAEQLGYRIKLLGITKRKENGIELRVHPTLIPSKRLIANVEGAMNAVLVQGDAVGSTLYYGKGAGAEPTASAVIADLVDVTRMHTADPENRVPHLAFQPDAMADTPILPLAEVETAYYLRLRVEDKPGVLADVTRILADARISIDALLQREPGEGEAQTDIIILSHVCQEKQADAAIARIEALPAVKRKVIRLRLEELDR